Genomic segment of Paenalkalicoccus suaedae:
TGTTCTATTTTTTCCATTTTATTTCCCTCCGTGCACTATAATAACGAGCGTTTTCTTTTTAGACCTTCATCTATTTGATCAACGATTCTGTTAAAGTCTTCTTTTTTCGAAACAAAGTCCATTTTATCCCCATCAATACGAATTACAGGAATATGAGGATACACCCGTTCGTGTTCTTTCATAAACTGGCGATAGTCATGCGATAGCTGATTCAAGTAATCAATGCTCATCGCTTGCTCCATCTCACGACCACGAAGTTTTATACGATCCATTAATGTATCTAAGCTTGCATCTAAATAAATAATGAGATTTGGTTTTGGCAAATCTCCAGTTAAAATAGAATAAATACGATCGTACTTTTGAAAGTGGCTCTCGTGAAGCGTTTGCTTTGCAAATAAGTGATTCTTAAAAATATGATAATCACTAATAACAGGTTTATCATTAGCTAAATAGTTCACATATACATCTTCTAATTGCTTAAATCTGTTACATAAAAAGAACATTTCTGTTTGGAAGCTCCACTCGTCAATGTTCTCGTAAAACTTTGATAAAAATGGGTTCTCATCCACTATTTCTTTCAATAGGTGAAACTGATAATAGTCACCAAGCATGGTGGATAGAGAGGTTTTACCAACGCCGATCGGTCCTTCAATCGCTATAAACGGCGCGTCAAATTGGTGTGTCACACGTCTTCACTCCTTTTTGTTGCTGTGAAAATGGACGTATCTTCGATTGCAGCACCGTTTATTTTATCATAAAGCACTCACCAAATGACAAATTTCTTAAGAAAATTATTCGAGATAAAGGAGAACAACTCATTTTTCATGTAAAGGAATGCTGGTGAGATTTAATGCAAGATGAACGAAAATTGTCGATTATCTAACAGAGAGCGCTTAACAAGCACCACAATATATAGTATCATCGAGAAAAAGAGATAATTTCAAAGGAGTGTTCACGTGGAAAAGACAATTAAGATCGTAACCGATTCGTCTGTTGACATCCCAAGAGAAGAGCTTGACGCATTAGGGGTAAAGGTTGTACCACTTACTGTAACGGTGGATGGGAAATCTTATCTTGATGGGGTAGATATTACTGCTAAAGAATATGTAAAGATGTTAGTAGAGTCAGAAGATGTTCCTAAAAGCTCACAGCCTTCTACAGGAGCATTTTTAGAGGTTTATGACGAGCTTGGGAAAGACGGCTCTGAGATTATTTCCATACATATGACGTCTGGGATGAGCGGAACGTATCAA
This window contains:
- a CDS encoding deoxynucleoside kinase, whose translation is MTHQFDAPFIAIEGPIGVGKTSLSTMLGDYYQFHLLKEIVDENPFLSKFYENIDEWSFQTEMFFLCNRFKQLEDVYVNYLANDKPVISDYHIFKNHLFAKQTLHESHFQKYDRIYSILTGDLPKPNLIIYLDASLDTLMDRIKLRGREMEQAMSIDYLNQLSHDYRQFMKEHERVYPHIPVIRIDGDKMDFVSKKEDFNRIVDQIDEGLKRKRSLL